The DNA region TGAGAATTATCTTAATACATTTGAATTTGGagggtttttgtatttttttattatacaaTATTTGAAATGAACCTTTCCTTCTACAGACCAATAATGAATACATAAAAACTAAGTCATTTTATATTCAGAAAAGCAAAACACATAGGATAACATGTTGGCACAACTATTAGTGGCGTATATactcagctccagggttctgggatTGTTCCCTTCctcaggtcagtgttctccctgtgtctgtgtgggtctcctctgggtgctccagtttcctcctataGTCCAGAAgacttggtaggtggatttgtgtgtggtgtcctgtgatggactgtgcATATGGCTTCTCTAATATATGCTTCCTGATTGGTGTAAAATGTGTGAATGTCATGGCTAGCAACAAGTAActtacagtgttttaaatatagaaatataaaaatacaaggACAATGAtggcttttttaaaataaaaaataaaaaatcacagAGTGAAATGAATGTAGGAGTGCGGAAAATCAGGTGTTTCTATGACTATGATTtgcctgtttttatttacctcTCTCCTTTGGCTAAGATCACTGTGGTATCTACTCAGTAGTATCCACTTAATATACTATGTCCTTGATAGATTTTTAGAGCAGGGAGACAGAAAACGAGCTTGCTCTGTCTGCTCCACACATTGAGAGAGAAGTGTTGCAGTGCCCCTGGAAATAGTGCATCTTCTATGGGTTCAactatggccaaaagtttgaagagcccttgagcaaggcaccagaACCACAACTGCTGCCTGGGAGCCTTAGtggctgtgtgtatttgttacCTGCCCTTGATCACTAGAGTATGTGTATTCAGTACCATTACTCCTAGTGTAAAACCCTTTCTTAGAAAGGTTATTCTTTTACATAAATGGCAAAGTAAGGTTGACTACtaacaaaaaaagtaaaaaacaatGATAAATAGCTAGGGCATGATCACGCCTTAAATGTACTTAAAAGTTTTCACCTAAAGTCTTCTACAGGGTACTGTGAGGGTAACATCAGTCATCAGGCAACCCAAGAGCCAGCAGAACAGGGAGTGCAGCTCCACTGATCAGAGTGACACTCTCCATCACTCCCAGCCCACCCTGCTGCAGAGTCCCTGAACCTGAGGCGTGCTGATGAAAATGAGGGGTCCTCTGCTGCCCCCTGCTGTTAATCTCCGGCAGCACATGAACCGTGGCCACGTAAAGGAAAGTTCCAGCAGAGACCAGCATCCCAATCCCTGTAGCACTGAGACGGTGTTGTGCGGAGCCACCAGTCtacaggagagagggaggagacagaCAGGTTTACAACATTTAATGCTGACACATGTCAGAAATATGCTAACTGCACTTAATTACGCCTCGGAGCAATGAACAAGAGTCTATTCCAACTGTAATGTGTAAATTAAATATGCTTGGTGGCACTAAAAGATGTCCACACTGGTCAGCATTCTGTTAACTTAGGGAGGACCATCTTAACCACTCAGAATGAATTGAAAACAAGTACTGTTACTGTAGAGTAAAACCAACCATCAATTCTTTCAAtcatcatttcattcattcattttctgtaactgcttattcagggTCACTATGGGTCCAGAGTAAAATGGTTATACTGAAATGGCAAAATGTAACATTTCTTACATTTGATGATGATAACACATGAAATCTATTAAGGTGAAACATGTAGAATTTTCTGGGAGCTTACCACGCTCAGGATGAAGTAGGTGCTAACAGCCAGCAGTGGAGCTGCAGCTGAGAAAGCTAGTAAATGTTTATGAATGGTGCTCCTTTCTAAGCCTGCATGCATGAGGAAAGAAACAAGACCAAACGCAGCCGGAGCCTGAGGACACAACCAGAAAACAGGAATGTGAGTTTTGGGGTAACAGATGTTTTCCTGTATTCCACATGACATAACCCTAGTCCTGTTAGTAATTTactacaatattttttttttttttttacaaatttatttATGTTGATTTCAACAGCCATGCTAGTTACTATTAGGCAAAGAGATACACACAAACCAGAACATTACACAAAATGTCAGTTCTTACCTTGTGTAAAATCACAGCAAAGAAGACAATGACCTGAACTGAGACTTGAGAAGAAGCCACAGCTGCACCTAGTGCCACACCATCAGCTACAGAGACGGTTAGAGAACAGATGAAGAAGAATGACACGCAGAACCAACAACTTCCTTAAAAACAAGcttccactgttttgaaactcaGCAAGACAAAATTTAAAGTGGAAGAGTGTTTTGACTGTCACCTAACAATGAACAGTGTTTTGAATATTGTCTCTAGTTTTAACATTACAGTTTCTGAGTATTGATAAGACTAATGCACTCTGTGCTACTCTGTACTTTAACTTTCAGGAACCAAATACATAACTGCACCTGTttcttttgatttgttttgttttcttcctgAAAGTCCTGACCGTGAAGAGCACTATATTACCTGTATATTACCTTTTACCAGTGTATTAACCAGGGGAACAGTGTGTAAGTTGTGTTTTTGGGGCCTTTATTTGCCTTTTAGGTTCAAAGTGCAGCATGGTTTTTGTCAGTGAGAATTTGTTTAGAGTTTTCCAAAAGGTTACATCAGATCTGAAAACTGTGTTAAATAGGTGGGTATTGTTTAGGGTTTTGTGAAACAAGTGATtagttttataaatgtgttttgctgtaAAATGCGGTTGAtgtcttgctccgggtgactgtctgagtggagtttggtgtgttctccccgtgtctgcatgggtttcctcccacggtcaaaaaacaaacattggaaAGTGACTCAAgtttccatatgtgtgagtgtatgagtggatgtgtaagtgtgtgttgccctgtgaaggactggtgccccctccagggtgtgttcctgccttgcgcccagtcatTCCGGGTTAGCTCCAGacccattgcgaccctgaactggataatctcttacagataatgaatgaatgaataaatgaatgaatgttttgcttCTTGAGAGTTGTGTTGTGAGAATGGGTTTTAGTGTTTTAGCAGCCAGCACAGCTGACTATCCTGCAACACAAGCAGATACAGATGAAACAAGTGTACTGAGTACCATTAAACACAATTTAGAAAGAATGAAATAGCTACATTATCAATATGTGCATGTAACTGTAGACGTACTGTATAGttacattacatatatattacatatagtTACATTATATAATTAGTGTAGGATGTACACTGTACTGTATGTAAAGTAGCACACACTGAGAGACATGAGGTCCTGCTTTGTCCaaaatttactttttattttctctttatgtCTGAATCAGAATCCATGGGAGTCCATAAGTGTATTTATTTGGATGAAGCTAGGCTCAATCTCATAAAGAGTGAATGACTGACACTGTGTATTGTAAATACACAGctcaaaaaataaagggaacacttaaacaacacaatgtaactccaagtcTGTCACACTTCTGTGATATTGACCTGTCCAGTTAGGAAGTaacactgattgtgaatcagtttcacctgctgtgtgacactggaacagacaacaggtagaaatgagaggcaattaACAGGACAACCCCTTAaaaggagtggttctgcaggtggtgactacagaccatttctctgttctcatcctttCTGACTGATGTCCAGTACCCAGTTGTAGGGAGGTCATACGACAcgtggaggccacacacacactactgagcctcattttaacttgttttgaGAAATCTCAACGGAAGttggatcagcctgtaatttgcttttccacttttattttgagtatgattccaaatccagacctccatgGGATAATAATTGATTTACActgatcatttttatgttattttgttctcaacGCATTCCTGTATGTAACTAATAAAGATTTTCCACTGGAATATTACATGCATTAAGATCTAggtgttattttagtgttttcataaatgcaaatatatacaaaattacTGAATATAGGATTTTCTTCCTTCTGTGCAGAGAGCAGTGTTTCgtgttagtgtagtgtgttgtgacTGCTGTGTAGTATTTATGCACTGATGGGAATTGGCAGCagtatttggttttattttgcaAGACCAGGACAAAGGTTTTGAGAATGTAGATTGACAGGGTTTTGTGAGAAAGGGGAGTCAATTTCAGGAAAAGTGTTGTAGCAATTCagcaaaaatattcaaataggCCAGATGTTTAAGCTGAACGATGTTTGCATCTGAAACATCAGTATAATTCCTAGCCTAACTGAAATACACTGCAGTTAACTACTTTGTTGTAATCTATAATTTGTGTGACACCATTATGATTGACCCAATATGGCACATACTATCACAACTTATCAATCAGAAGTGGTGGAGTCTGATTTTACATATCCAATATATTATAGAAGTCGTTAGCCTCCACGTTAGCCTCAATTCACTGTTTGCATATATTCTCAGAGATAAGATTAGTTCCTCTACTGGAAACACTGTGTTGTGCCAAACACGACAATGAGTGTTATTCCTTCTAGCACTTCCTCTTGACCGCAAATTTAATACCAACtgttaataaaagaaaagatgAATAGAGAAAAGCCTCCAGTCTGTGCAAGTTGTGACTGGTAAGAGATTTCCAGAGATTTCTTATCTCCATGTCTCTGCTTCTTTCTTTATAGGGACACAGACCAAAGGGATTCAGTCAAATACCCATTACCAGAGCCAGCTACACCGAAATCCAAACCCACTGTCCTGGTTGAGGCTAGCCTCTATTCAGAAGACTTACAATGCAAACTTTATTTTGACTTATCATTTCTAGACAAGCATCATGCGACGTGACGTGTAACAGAAGACATGCTTGAGTTATACACTGTACCTGCAGCGTGAATGAGGAGACCCAGTGTAGCTGTGATCCCGCTGCCATTGTATATGCTCGGCCGTGAGactacacagagagaaacacatgGAAGTGGTAATGGCATCAGAAaatcaggagaaaaaaaaacaaagcaaagttGTACATGTTTTATAGAACACTGGAATATTCACAACATGCACAAAAATGTGTAGACCCCATTATATGAAATTTGATGCCATAGAGCAGCCGCACATAAGCTTATGGTCAACATGCTCAGtgccattatttattaaccggtaAAACTAAGTATTGGATAAAAACCTTAAATTATATGAGATTTGGAAAAAGATAAACCAAcatccacattcacacacagaatatcacacttgcTGGCATAATGATATCTGGTTACTCTAACGTTgggttttatttgttgttttttgtatattttctatGCCTAACAGGAAACTGCAATGATGTTTGTTTAGTGTTACTGAGTTTTCAGTTAAAAATGTTATGCTAACGAGCTGGAACATTTAGCTTTTACTAAACTGACAAACAATGATTCACTGTGTACCCTCCCAGATGATCTGCATTATTATTCATTGTGGCCAAAAATGGCTATTTCTGCACAGTGTTTAAACCAGTGGCTTTCTGAGAGGCTCCATATTGATGGAGTAAATATGTGACTAAAACATTCGAAAACAATTACGCCTTCtcactttgtgttttgttactTTGTACATGTTGTGAGTTTCTCATTAGATTGAAGAGGATTCTGCTAATGCTGGGGGCCAGAGCATGGATACGTTTAACTAGGTGTGAAGTGACCTGTACATTATCACTTAATTTAAAGTCATCATTAAATGGACATTTCAGCTAATcttatttcattattatgaTGCAAATCAGccagggttaggtttaggactACTGACAGGACTactgggcaaaaaaaaaagctggtaTTTCAAAGGTCATCAACTAATTTTTTGAACCGATTCCTTCTAAATGCTCATTGAAATGCATATGACACCTGATTCAAATGATTCACTTCCATTTTGTTCTGGTTGAGTTTTAACTCGCATTGTGAGTGGCTCCAATTTTGTGTGTATTACCAGGCAGTACAAGGTTTCCAAAGCAGTTCACACAGGGGTGAATCAAGTCTACCCCGTCAGTGTAGGCTGCAGTGAGAAATGGCGTCTAAACTAATTAAAGCCTTATACATACTGTGGTAAAACATAGTATGACATTCTCAGAAAAATATCCCATAGCTGCATAAGCACAGGGAAATTCTCAGAACATTAAATTCATGTATTGCATTTATGTTCTTTTAAAGACTTTGCAACAGCTTTAAATAtagattaattttttaatttttctattTCAAAACATTCGTTGAATGGTGTTTGCTCATTTTCTTCATGACAGTAAATGCAGTGTACTTTTGACAATTTAGGGCACTCTGTTGGACCATaagaccactgttgtacctttgaGGAAATATTTACATGGAATTCACTTAATAAATGTATGCATAAATGTACTTGTAGAATACCCTTCCTAATATTGttcttatattttaaaataaataataataataataatctatgCAATGAGTGAGATTTTATGAAGAGGTTGTGTAGATTTTAACTCGTTGACTTTTGGACTGCAGTGATTTGATTGCATGTGACTGCTCACCATGTGCAGAGCAGTAGTTGGCAATCTGGTCTACCACAAACATAAAGGTAAAGCCCATCACTAGAGATGCTCCTATGAAGACATGGGGACGTGGGCCTTTCTCTGCAAAGGGCTCCAACGTGGAATTTAAATCTGTGGAATTCAGCCTAGCTCTGACACCGGTGCAATATGAATCTATGAGAGAAAAAGTCAGGGGAATTAATTAACTTCAGGCATAAACAAATTCAACACAGCCCCAATACGGCATTATTCCATAGAAATTGGAGTGTTACTGATAATAGAGATAGCAAAAATTCCCTTGGTAATTAAGCATCCAAGTCCAATGGCGAGCAATAGAGCAAAAGTTTATTAAAATATCAGGATATAttcaatacattttcatttataaatgtaagaAACATTTTGGgacaaatataatttatttatgttttgataCCTTAAAATAACTTATCATTTATGAATACAATGCTTTATATTTACTGTAATGAATTtacctgtttttaatgaaacatcaaGTTGACTACATTTACAACACACTAAAAACTTTTGAcatagtttattattttaacaacaAATATTGTCACACTGACAATCCTTATTCTGAAACatggttataaaaaaaaaaaaaaaaaatacaaccacAACATgaaaacaggtaaaaaaaaaaaaaaacactcatagCAATATTGAGAGGAAAACAAACTTACATTTTGTGACGTTCACACAACAGTGATAGCATTTTATGAGAATATCAATGAATAACATTCAATGAATGCATTGCTGGTGGGCCAGAGAGCTTGGACATAAGGCAATAGATAGGCTCACAGGATGACGTGAACTGCAGCAAATGGAGGAAGCACAGAGGCTGAATAATGAATGTCGACCGAGTACAGTGAAAATATCAGTGTATAATACTGGTGGCTTTTCTGGCAATTTCTATCTCTATTTCTCTGAAATACTGTAATAGAGGAATGACAGAGAGAAGTATTTGGAGGGGAACAGATGGCAGCACATTCATTCTTACCTCTCCATGACTCCTCCACTAACTCCACTCCCTCTGGAATGATTATAGCGAGGGCGGTACCACATAGAAGCCCTGCCCCCAGCACGCTCACAAACCGCAGCTTCTGCTGttgaaaacaatttaaaataattttaaaacaacTTAAAATCTCAAATGATTTTCAACTTCAGAAATAAGTAGAATCTTTTAATCCAAGAAGCTGTCTTCCAAGAACAAACTCCACTGGATTCAGTACCATTTCTTTGAGAACTGGCTTGCGTTCGGTTAGGTACTGATGTTAGTTTTGCATCATTAAAGTCAGTCCATGTCATCCCAAACATAGTCTCACTGCTCCATAGCCCAaatctgggggctttataccactCTAGCCCATGACTGGGATTGCGCATCTTGAGCTCAGGTGAAGTGCCTTGAGAGAGTCCAATTATATTGGTCAATGGTtttctaattatttaattatcagGAAATTATTTAAGCTGCACAGTTGAACATCCGTGTCAACAATGGGAGAAACTTCAAGTATCtatttaaaagttattaaagtataaggagtgtctacaaatgtttagACATATACTTGTACAAAACATTGTTAACATGCAGCTGAATTTATTACAATATATCAGGAGgacatatataaacacagattagagagagagagagagagagagcgtacaGACTACAGTCCAATATGTAAATAAGCAGCACTTGTTTGCTATTGTTTTCtttctaataaaatattattattagctatatattttttgcaaacagtgtaaaacagtattgttttaaaaatgttaaacaacCAGAGTTTAAGTAGTACTACTGGTGCATATCTGAGTTAAAATATCGCGGTGTGTGTAATTTATTAATCGTGAAGTGTTTCGTGTTTAAATGTCGTGTTATGATATTTTAGTCCTATCAGCAAAGCCCTGGGGCTGCGGGTAAACTCACAGCTACGTGACTAAGGACCtttgcactgcagaaactcaCCAAACTAGTCAGAGAGCAGCGTTAGAAACTGTATTCCTGTTTCACTTTCCTATTAAACACTCGCTTTTTTTGTGAGAGATAAAGCTCATGCAACCGTTATATTACTCCTGAGTCTCCAACCAACACTGGCACCCCTATAAGCTACAGAAAATCCCTGAATTTATGGTGGCCTTACCTGGGAAAAATTGAAGAGAACTGGGATTAGTCCGAGCAAAAAACACCCCAGGAACATAGCGAGTGAAATTAAAATAACCGCAACGCCTCCGTCCATTTCTCTGGTCCGTGAGAAAGTCACGTTTAGGCTTCTGTAAATTAACTTTACCTCAGCTTTTCCTTCTGACTCTGTGTCATAGTCTAAATCTTAACAAAACACACCAATGCTGGAGCTACACTGTCATTTTCACGCTATTTAAATGCTGGGCGTGTTTAAACACTTAACTCAACCTAAACGCCCCTATTCTGAAATACTGGAAACGCTCAGCTCAAACTTTCCACGTCGCAGTGTTTAAACCGCCGTTCTTCTCTCTCGCTGCACAAAATAAAGAGCCCCCTGTCGGTCAAGGAGCTCCATTACAGCCGCCCCCTACATCAcagctcttctctctctccatttactGGAGGCAAATCACAAGACTCCACCATGAGACTGTCAGCAAAGAagaacagaattatatttcagaATCATGCCTTATTGTCCATGTTTGATCACACATACGAGGAATTTGGTTTAGGTTACAGTAGCTTACATTGCACAGTGAATGACAGCACAGCAGTACAAAAGACAAATATAGTACCAAAAAAATTACTATCACTCACAAAGTGACAAGGGCAGGTGAGTAGAAGATGCACTAGTTACAGAGTATAAGAGGATGGACTGTTTGGTTGGTATAATACACCAAGAAAAGTAAAGTACAAAAGAAAGAAGTGAGCAGAAAATGGAGTGCATTAGTAATGCCAACTGTTCAGGGGTGTGATGCATGTGGGGAAAAAGCTTTTCTGTAGCCTGATTGTCCTGATCCTCATTTGGCTAAAGCACTAGCCTGAGGGAAGGCGCTGGAACAGATGGTGTCCGTAGTGTGAAGGATCGTTGATGATTTTCTCTGCATGCTTCCTGGTTCTGGAGCTGGTCTTCTCTGCAGACCCGATGATGTGCTGCAGTTTGTGAAAGTCCTGTTTGGTGGCTGAACTGCCCCACACTCTCATGGACGTGGTGATAACAGATTCAATGAAGACTGTGTTAAACTGCACCATCAGATACTGGGGCAAGTTGAACTTCCACAGCTGATGCAGGAAGTAGATCCTCTGCTGAGCTTGTTTGATGATGGAGCTGATGTCGTTGTtccacttcaggtccctggtGACTGTTGTACACAGGAAATTGAGGGGACACAACAGTCATCACAGATTGGTCAAGGATGCTGAGTGCTTTCTGAAGTCTACTGTGTTTAGCTGTGCTCAGTTCAAGATTGTAGTGACTGCTCCATAGGACTACCTGTCTATAAGCAGGCTCATCACCATCATGGATGAGGCCGATGATGGTAGTGTCATCTGCAAACTTTAGGATTTTGACTGAGGAGTTAGTGGAGGTACAGTCATTGGTATACAGTAAGAAGAGCAGTGTGGAGGGTACACAACCCTGCGGAGCACCTGTACTGGTGATCTGGGTTCCAGAAATAAACTTTCCCAACCTCACATGCTGCTCTCTGCCAGTGAGAAAGTTGATGATCCACTGGCAGGTGGTG from Hoplias malabaricus isolate fHopMal1 chromosome 8, fHopMal1.hap1, whole genome shotgun sequence includes:
- the LOC136705533 gene encoding zinc transporter ZIP9 isoform X2, which gives rise to MDGGVAVILISLAMFLGCFLLGLIPVLFNFSQKLRFVSVLGAGLLCGTALAIIIPEGVELVEESWRDSYCTGVRARLNSTDLNSTLEPFAEKGPRPHVFIGASLVMGFTFMFVVDQIANYCSAHVSRPSIYNGSGITATLGLLIHAAADGVALGAAVASSQVSVQVIVFFAVILHKAPAAFGLVSFLMHAGLERSTIHKHLLAFSAAAPLLAVSTYFILSVTGGSAQHRLSATGIGMLVSAGTFLYVATVHVLPEINSRGQQRTPHFHQHASGSGTLQQGGLGVMESVTLISGAALPVLLALGLPDD
- the LOC136705533 gene encoding zinc transporter ZIP9 isoform X1, with the translated sequence MDGGVAVILISLAMFLGCFLLGLIPVLFNFSQQKLRFVSVLGAGLLCGTALAIIIPEGVELVEESWRDSYCTGVRARLNSTDLNSTLEPFAEKGPRPHVFIGASLVMGFTFMFVVDQIANYCSAHVSRPSIYNGSGITATLGLLIHAAADGVALGAAVASSQVSVQVIVFFAVILHKAPAAFGLVSFLMHAGLERSTIHKHLLAFSAAAPLLAVSTYFILSVTGGSAQHRLSATGIGMLVSAGTFLYVATVHVLPEINSRGQQRTPHFHQHASGSGTLQQGGLGVMESVTLISGAALPVLLALGLPDD